Proteins from a single region of bacterium:
- a CDS encoding zinc dependent phospholipase C family protein, protein MKPNLRAVVVAAAVVLLAAGAANAAGITVHNEVAQRAVLDFASPAHPDYEQFVLDHQDALQPGSVFPDWGFVGQAFHDEAEYAHWDPWRIAVVEYIREAYPKPWDTATEKLIAFVFGFACHGIADINWHGLPIAEALIDVMSAMEFDNDWQAAHTAADTGGDLVYSFDQGVDWLSPWYIPSQDMEAVYHELGYDTVTAADIENQMRVQYIGALAEKIGGFLLYFLYANDSPFLVEHMHDYFVGGIDDMAAWTTWYWTQTIDWLENGPPPAGPLAPPPGVNLSVMHDYIEELHFNAVANLAHLGITITETRTERGVYFEATDAVAVEGARDALRPIAKTAAADGLAIPAHADRISTWVTGGANDYVGTDLAAGDYNDDGAPDLAIGAPGTGEPGEGQTGAVYIVYGGAFAEGDVDFNLLADADVILTGDAEYGRFGWQVETIDLNADGRDDLAVSSPTVGTALGDPGYHGKVEIFLGQPGGGISATPDVVIASDAPYENLGHTLAGGDLDGDGYADLVVATPYHRGAGRQRGRVAVFLSTTGLPPASADVDDADWVASDSVNYGWFGYAVAVVEFEFGQKYLVVGQPGRPGAGGEPIAGRVYGYSFFETDRDTTPEFVVNGTAPYGKLGAALAGGDPGGTGTPQLLVASATREIDGMVQAGEVRSVVLGAIIGEHDLNDVTEKFLVEGDTTYGRLGWKIAIADSDGDGKQDLWLTRPFRESHPSTDPARAGAAFLWRASHFPATAAFDLTTTPFWRFAETDEQSLFGASIAIADFDGDGVNDVAFGAPRASDAGRLSGKVVIAAWPTPRLVSVTPDVAYRGETTTLVVAGKRLFEDAAPLVEIGFGFDDTSVSPTDLTFVSPDELRIDVTYATDADTGVRHLRVTTAYGKDEMFSAFTVGDEPPPDDDDDTADDDAADDDTDDDTGDDDDSGGDDDDADDDDVGDDDDDAADDDDDDDDDDDDDDDGGGCGC, encoded by the coding sequence ATGAAACCGAATCTTCGCGCGGTCGTTGTCGCGGCCGCCGTTGTCCTTCTCGCCGCCGGCGCGGCCAACGCCGCGGGCATCACCGTGCACAACGAGGTGGCGCAGCGCGCGGTGCTGGATTTCGCGTCGCCGGCGCATCCGGATTACGAGCAATTCGTCCTCGATCACCAGGATGCGCTGCAACCCGGTTCGGTGTTCCCCGATTGGGGATTCGTCGGCCAGGCGTTTCACGACGAGGCGGAATACGCGCACTGGGACCCGTGGCGCATCGCGGTCGTCGAGTACATCCGCGAGGCCTATCCCAAGCCGTGGGACACCGCGACCGAAAAGCTCATCGCGTTCGTTTTCGGCTTCGCGTGCCACGGCATCGCCGACATCAACTGGCACGGCCTGCCGATCGCCGAGGCGCTCATCGACGTGATGAGCGCAATGGAGTTCGACAACGACTGGCAGGCCGCGCACACCGCCGCGGACACCGGCGGCGACCTCGTTTACTCCTTTGATCAGGGCGTCGATTGGCTTTCGCCGTGGTACATCCCGTCGCAGGATATGGAGGCCGTGTATCACGAGCTCGGTTACGACACCGTCACGGCGGCGGACATCGAAAACCAGATGCGCGTACAATACATCGGCGCGCTCGCCGAGAAGATCGGCGGGTTCCTGCTCTATTTCCTCTACGCGAACGACTCGCCGTTTCTCGTCGAACACATGCACGATTACTTCGTCGGCGGCATCGACGACATGGCCGCGTGGACGACGTGGTACTGGACGCAGACGATCGACTGGCTCGAAAACGGCCCGCCGCCTGCCGGCCCGCTCGCCCCGCCTCCGGGTGTGAATCTTTCCGTCATGCACGATTACATCGAGGAGTTGCATTTCAACGCCGTCGCGAACCTCGCGCACCTTGGCATCACGATCACCGAGACGCGCACCGAGCGCGGCGTGTACTTCGAGGCCACGGACGCGGTCGCCGTCGAAGGCGCGCGCGACGCATTACGACCCATCGCCAAAACCGCCGCCGCGGACGGCCTCGCCATCCCCGCGCACGCGGATCGCATCTCCACCTGGGTCACGGGTGGCGCGAACGACTACGTCGGCACGGACCTCGCCGCCGGCGACTACAATGACGACGGCGCGCCCGACCTTGCCATCGGCGCGCCCGGAACGGGCGAGCCCGGCGAAGGACAGACCGGCGCCGTCTACATCGTGTACGGCGGCGCCTTCGCCGAGGGCGATGTCGATTTCAACCTCCTCGCCGACGCGGACGTGATCCTTACGGGCGACGCGGAATACGGCCGCTTCGGCTGGCAGGTGGAGACGATCGACCTGAACGCGGACGGCCGCGACGACCTGGCCGTCTCCTCGCCCACCGTCGGCACCGCGCTCGGCGATCCGGGCTACCACGGTAAGGTCGAAATCTTCCTCGGCCAGCCCGGCGGCGGAATTTCGGCGACGCCGGATGTCGTCATCGCGTCGGACGCGCCGTACGAAAATCTCGGCCACACGCTCGCGGGCGGCGATCTCGACGGCGACGGATACGCCGACCTCGTGGTCGCGACGCCGTATCACCGCGGCGCGGGCCGGCAGCGCGGGCGCGTCGCCGTCTTTTTATCCACGACCGGCCTTCCGCCGGCGAGCGCCGATGTCGATGACGCGGACTGGGTCGCGTCCGACTCCGTCAACTACGGATGGTTCGGATACGCCGTCGCGGTCGTCGAATTTGAGTTCGGGCAGAAATATCTCGTCGTCGGGCAGCCCGGCCGCCCGGGCGCGGGCGGCGAGCCGATCGCGGGACGCGTGTACGGCTATTCATTCTTCGAGACGGATCGCGACACGACGCCGGAGTTTGTCGTCAACGGCACGGCGCCCTACGGAAAGCTCGGCGCGGCGCTCGCGGGCGGCGATCCCGGCGGCACGGGCACGCCGCAGCTTCTCGTCGCATCCGCCACGCGCGAGATCGACGGCATGGTGCAGGCGGGCGAGGTGCGTTCGGTGGTGCTCGGCGCGATCATTGGCGAGCACGACCTAAACGACGTGACCGAAAAGTTCCTCGTCGAGGGCGACACCACCTACGGCCGCCTAGGCTGGAAAATCGCCATCGCCGACTCGGACGGCGACGGCAAACAAGACCTGTGGCTGACGCGGCCGTTCCGCGAATCGCACCCGTCGACCGATCCCGCGCGCGCGGGCGCCGCGTTCCTGTGGCGCGCGTCGCATTTCCCGGCGACGGCCGCGTTCGACCTCACCACGACGCCCTTCTGGCGTTTTGCAGAAACGGACGAGCAGTCGCTGTTTGGCGCGTCGATCGCGATCGCGGATTTCGACGGCGACGGCGTGAATGACGTGGCCTTCGGCGCGCCGCGCGCTTCGGACGCGGGCCGCCTGTCGGGCAAGGTCGTCATCGCCGCGTGGCCGACGCCGCGCCTGGTATCCGTGACGCCCGATGTCGCGTATCGGGGCGAAACGACGACGCTCGTCGTTGCCGGCAAGCGCCTGTTCGAGGACGCGGCGCCGCTTGTCGAAATCGGCTTCGGCTTCGACGACACATCGGTATCGCCCACGGATCTCACGTTCGTCTCGCCGGATGAGCTGCGTATCGACGTCACCTACGCGACGGACGCCGACACCGGCGTGCGTCATCTGCGCGTCACGACGGCATACGGCAAGGACGAGATGTTCAGCGCGTTCACGGTCGGCGACGAACCGCCCCCGGACGACGATGACGATACCGCGGACGACGACGCGGCAGACGATGATACCGACGACGACACGGGCGACGACGACGATTCTGGCGGCGACGACGACGATGCCGATGACGACGATGTTGGCGACGACGACGACGACGCGGCGGATGACGATGATGACGACGATGATGATGATGATGACGACGACGACGGCGGCGGGTGCGGGTGCTGA
- a CDS encoding VCBS repeat-containing protein yields the protein MRNLWRVGSLCFLLTFVCAGCSCGDDDDDSGGGDAANDDSDDDVTDDDTSGDDDAGDDDTGDDDTGDDDDLGPETGCIVPADYDGDGDEELAMAVMNGDEDRFVLNLVEPGTLAPTPVLTLENVAIGEGGTRFAVADFNQDGIWDVLIAAFDAGTLETTFLVYAGGDFETPYYESDPVAANLYAFAILDERNDGFADFVTYCSDCGGDNGYLIFHNEAGEITPGDLIADEGVGYTNWLPDFVPGRLFPTGSNVTGESGAVHFATYREWDDAGTEYAQFYAYDSLTGDPVVSTDPIEAQDGNGWSSALAGDLDGDGMTEFIHALTWADDAIPSREATHTIYGYEGGVFVKEYAPTPESNSYAYILWGAVDVDLDGVLDPFLNISESGGTESWLVLDGPGSYSERFTFTTPPGYATEFAFGRRRGGTQVGYIPAGGLDPSIAVITEHSDGGARTGQLSLLSMLDGSETTALATIPLGEGGRSNAGAADLGGDGIVDVFVLAEESVWDGAEWVYEWRIYLYNGESMDEVYDADIPTAFDYTPWMTMEYDFTGDHAPDPAIVGDVSGQTRWLIYPCDSTGCESPLHIDGESANTYLEFGGPYL from the coding sequence ATGCGAAACCTATGGCGGGTCGGTTCGCTGTGTTTTCTATTGACCTTCGTATGCGCCGGTTGCAGTTGCGGCGACGATGACGACGATTCGGGCGGCGGCGACGCGGCGAATGACGATTCCGATGACGACGTGACGGACGATGACACGTCGGGCGACGATGACGCCGGCGACGATGACACGGGCGACGACGACACCGGGGACGACGACGATCTCGGTCCCGAGACCGGCTGTATCGTGCCTGCGGACTACGACGGCGACGGCGACGAGGAACTCGCCATGGCCGTCATGAACGGGGACGAGGACCGATTCGTTCTGAACCTCGTCGAGCCGGGAACGCTGGCGCCCACGCCGGTGCTTACTCTGGAGAACGTCGCAATCGGCGAGGGCGGCACGCGCTTTGCGGTCGCGGATTTCAATCAGGACGGCATCTGGGACGTGCTGATCGCCGCTTTCGACGCCGGCACGCTGGAAACGACGTTTCTCGTATACGCCGGCGGCGATTTCGAGACGCCGTATTACGAATCCGATCCCGTCGCCGCGAATCTGTACGCGTTCGCCATCCTCGACGAACGCAACGACGGCTTCGCCGACTTCGTCACCTACTGTTCGGATTGCGGCGGAGACAACGGCTACCTGATCTTCCACAACGAGGCCGGCGAAATCACGCCCGGCGATCTGATCGCCGACGAGGGAGTCGGGTATACGAATTGGCTGCCCGACTTTGTGCCGGGACGCCTGTTCCCCACCGGGTCGAATGTGACCGGCGAGTCCGGCGCCGTGCATTTCGCAACCTATCGCGAGTGGGACGACGCCGGGACCGAATATGCTCAATTTTACGCGTACGACAGCCTGACCGGCGATCCGGTCGTTTCGACCGATCCGATCGAGGCGCAGGACGGCAATGGCTGGTCGAGCGCGCTCGCCGGCGACCTCGACGGCGACGGGATGACGGAATTCATCCACGCCCTCACGTGGGCCGATGACGCCATTCCCTCGCGCGAGGCGACGCACACGATTTACGGCTATGAAGGCGGGGTCTTCGTCAAGGAATACGCTCCGACACCCGAGAGCAACTCGTACGCGTACATACTCTGGGGTGCGGTCGACGTCGACCTCGACGGCGTGCTCGATCCGTTCCTGAACATCAGCGAGTCGGGCGGCACTGAAAGCTGGCTCGTGCTGGACGGTCCCGGCAGCTACTCGGAGCGCTTCACGTTCACGACGCCGCCGGGCTACGCCACCGAGTTCGCCTTCGGCCGCCGGCGGGGAGGCACGCAGGTCGGCTATATCCCCGCGGGCGGGCTCGATCCCTCGATCGCCGTCATTACGGAACACTCGGACGGCGGGGCGCGGACGGGGCAGCTTTCGCTTCTGTCGATGTTGGACGGGTCGGAAACCACGGCGCTCGCGACGATTCCGCTTGGAGAAGGCGGGCGTTCGAACGCGGGCGCGGCGGACCTGGGCGGCGACGGGATCGTGGACGTCTTCGTCCTCGCCGAAGAATCCGTGTGGGACGGCGCCGAATGGGTCTATGAATGGCGTATTTATCTCTACAACGGCGAATCCATGGACGAAGTGTACGATGCGGACATTCCCACCGCGTTCGACTATACGCCGTGGATGACGATGGAATACGATTTCACAGGCGATCACGCGCCCGATCCGGCCATCGTTGGAGACGTGAGCGGCCAGACGCGCTGGCTGATTTATCCTTGCGATTCGACGGGCTGCGAATCGCCGCTCCACATCGACGGGGAAAGCGCGAACACGTACCTTGAGTTCGGCGGGCCGTACCTGTGA
- a CDS encoding S8 family serine peptidase, translating to MRAFSRTLIAFVCVALLPAAALAGAWIDPNLTDEMSLAGAAGVVDAILVLDDQVDLDAVIAEVKAEGGDLARRHYEVITRLQEKAAETQDDLRSALEIGAMTGAITRIKPFWITNAIAVTAMPGALDELARRGDIRSIYLDYPIQLVEPVEVTKDDAPPLVAAIENGVVQTGAPTLWALGIDGTGTLACDQDTGADGNHPAFAARWRGLDPGVQPSHAWFDPLHNQTFPTDSSTHGTHTLGTILGKTGANEIGVAPGAKWIGAKTIDTGGDIFSDAVGGFQWAADPDGNPATMDDVPAVSSNSWGLAPWYYGPCRTDFNASITAAEAAGVAVIFAAGNEGSGAKTLRSPASSQLSSLSVFAVGALNQDATTIAGFSSRGPSDCDNVSIKPEVSAIGVDVRSSYPNNSYATISGTSMATPHVAGTVLLLKQAFPDAPPEAFKEALYMTAVDLGTAGEDNTYGRGRVDVVAAYQYMLPIWGINSDGTISIDDIFTCSDTIDIAVRDSDLAAPTIQVKVVSTTEPAGEFVTLSATLNDGEYEGSINTTSGAPAANGVLSVSDGDVIGAAYLDADDGDGGTNVVKTDTALADCAPPVFAGLTTAIPAIDGSIRLNWSAGTDANGVTYNIYRALSSNGQNFNSPLATTANTTYVDAAVTPDVTYFYVVRAEDSLGQEDANTVERSAAYVSPTALWAETWDSNATVWDHPWDITDGGTGPGTWTDQNPGGRNIPGSLGVVMIVDSDYYDTSNLDETLTSEIIDVEGNEGIYFTFVHDFNSYSTEVGDVDVRLDGGTWENVARFSGGDVTEIATVDLSSETFETMQIRFHYYNAYYEWWWGVDNIRVFGWPIPTTTTTTTTTTTTTTTTTTTTTTTTTTTTTTTTTTTPATTTTAPGTTTTTIPGDDDDATDDDTADDDTGDDDTGDDDTGDDDDADDDTGDDDMSDDDADDDDADDDDADDDTGDDDDTSDDDVSDDDDDDDDGGCGGGCGN from the coding sequence ATGCGCGCGTTTTCCCGGACGCTCATCGCGTTCGTGTGCGTCGCCCTTCTACCGGCCGCCGCGCTCGCGGGGGCCTGGATCGATCCGAATCTCACCGACGAGATGTCGCTGGCCGGGGCCGCCGGCGTGGTGGACGCCATCCTCGTGCTTGACGATCAAGTCGATCTGGACGCCGTGATCGCCGAGGTGAAGGCCGAAGGCGGCGACCTGGCCCGCCGGCATTACGAGGTCATCACGCGCCTTCAGGAAAAGGCGGCGGAGACGCAGGACGATCTGCGCTCCGCGCTCGAGATCGGCGCAATGACCGGCGCGATCACGCGCATCAAGCCGTTCTGGATCACGAATGCCATCGCGGTTACGGCGATGCCGGGGGCGCTCGACGAATTGGCCAGGCGCGGCGACATCCGCTCGATCTATCTCGACTATCCGATCCAGCTCGTGGAGCCGGTGGAGGTCACCAAGGACGACGCACCGCCGCTTGTCGCCGCCATCGAAAACGGCGTCGTCCAGACCGGCGCGCCGACCCTGTGGGCCCTTGGCATCGACGGCACCGGGACGCTCGCCTGCGATCAGGACACCGGCGCCGACGGCAACCACCCCGCGTTCGCGGCGCGCTGGCGCGGCCTTGACCCCGGCGTGCAGCCATCGCACGCATGGTTCGATCCGCTGCACAATCAAACCTTTCCGACCGACTCCAGCACGCACGGAACGCACACGCTCGGCACGATCCTCGGCAAGACCGGCGCCAACGAAATCGGAGTCGCGCCGGGCGCGAAGTGGATCGGCGCCAAGACGATCGACACCGGCGGCGACATCTTCTCCGACGCGGTCGGCGGATTTCAGTGGGCGGCGGACCCGGACGGCAACCCCGCGACGATGGACGACGTCCCCGCGGTAAGCAGCAACTCCTGGGGCCTCGCGCCCTGGTATTACGGGCCGTGCCGCACGGACTTCAACGCCTCGATCACGGCGGCCGAGGCCGCGGGCGTGGCGGTGATCTTCGCGGCGGGCAACGAGGGAAGCGGCGCGAAAACCCTGCGTTCGCCGGCAAGCTCGCAACTGTCGTCGCTTTCGGTTTTCGCGGTCGGCGCGCTGAATCAGGACGCCACCACGATCGCCGGCTTCTCGAGCCGCGGGCCGTCGGATTGCGACAACGTGTCGATCAAGCCGGAGGTTTCGGCGATCGGCGTTGACGTGCGTTCGTCGTATCCGAACAACAGCTACGCGACGATCAGCGGCACCTCCATGGCGACGCCGCACGTCGCGGGCACGGTGCTGCTTCTCAAGCAGGCGTTCCCCGACGCGCCGCCCGAGGCGTTCAAGGAAGCGCTGTACATGACGGCCGTCGATCTCGGCACGGCCGGCGAGGACAACACCTACGGCCGCGGCCGCGTCGATGTCGTTGCGGCGTATCAGTACATGCTGCCGATCTGGGGCATCAATTCCGACGGCACGATCTCCATCGATGATATCTTCACCTGCTCGGACACGATCGACATCGCCGTGCGCGACAGCGATCTGGCCGCGCCGACGATCCAGGTGAAGGTCGTGAGCACGACGGAGCCGGCGGGCGAGTTCGTCACGCTGTCGGCGACGTTGAACGACGGCGAATACGAGGGCTCGATCAACACCACAAGCGGCGCGCCGGCGGCCAACGGCGTGCTCTCCGTGTCCGACGGCGACGTCATCGGCGCGGCCTATCTCGACGCGGACGACGGCGACGGCGGCACGAACGTGGTCAAGACCGATACGGCGCTCGCGGATTGCGCGCCGCCCGTCTTCGCGGGCCTGACGACGGCGATCCCGGCGATCGACGGCTCGATCCGCCTGAACTGGAGCGCGGGCACCGACGCGAACGGCGTCACGTACAACATCTACCGCGCGCTCTCCTCGAACGGGCAGAACTTCAATTCGCCGCTCGCGACAACGGCGAACACAACGTACGTCGACGCGGCGGTGACGCCGGACGTGACGTATTTCTACGTTGTGCGCGCCGAGGACAGCCTCGGCCAGGAGGACGCCAACACCGTGGAGCGATCGGCCGCGTACGTTTCGCCGACGGCGTTGTGGGCCGAGACGTGGGACTCGAACGCGACCGTCTGGGACCACCCGTGGGACATCACGGACGGCGGAACGGGCCCGGGCACGTGGACCGATCAAAACCCCGGCGGGCGCAATATCCCCGGGAGCCTCGGCGTCGTCATGATCGTGGACTCGGATTATTACGACACCTCGAACCTGGACGAAACGCTGACGAGTGAGATCATCGACGTGGAAGGCAACGAGGGCATCTACTTCACGTTCGTGCACGACTTCAATTCGTATTCGACGGAGGTCGGCGACGTGGACGTTCGCCTGGACGGCGGCACGTGGGAGAACGTCGCGCGCTTCTCGGGCGGGGACGTGACGGAAATCGCGACCGTCGACCTGTCGTCCGAGACGTTTGAGACGATGCAGATCCGCTTCCATTACTACAACGCGTATTACGAGTGGTGGTGGGGGGTGGACAACATCCGCGTCTTTGGCTGGCCGATCCCGACCACGACAACCACGACCACGACGACAACAACCACGACGACAACAACTACGACAACGACAACGACAACGACAACGACCACCACCACCACCACAACGACGACCACGCCGGCGACAACCACGACCGCGCCGGGCACGACGACGACAACGATCCCCGGTGACGACGACGACGCGACGGATGACGACACCGCGGACGACGATACGGGCGACGACGACACGGGCGACGACGATACGGGCGACGACGATGACGCGGACGATGACACCGGCGACGACGACATGTCCGACGATGACGCCGATGATGACGATGCGGACGATGACGACGCGGACGATGACACCGGCGATGACGACGACACCTCGGACGACGACGTGTCGGATGACGACGATGACGACGATGACGGAGGTTGCGGCGGCGGATGCGGAAATTGA
- a CDS encoding gamma carbonic anhydrase family protein, with protein MNNIIRELNGKTPDLAPDVFVAPGAVVIGDVTIGAGSSVWYGSVLRGDVGHVRIGKRTNIQDLCMLHMSTGKSNCVVGDDVTVGHRVILHGCAIEDRALIGMGAIILDNAVIGAGSIVAAGAVVLENTIVPPGSLVVGIPAKVRDTKDGDRHPAQETAENYRRHAAEHGELYRK; from the coding sequence ATGAACAACATCATTCGCGAACTCAATGGCAAAACCCCCGACCTCGCCCCTGACGTTTTCGTCGCGCCGGGCGCGGTCGTCATCGGCGACGTGACGATCGGTGCGGGATCGAGCGTGTGGTACGGCTCGGTCCTGCGCGGCGACGTGGGGCACGTCCGCATCGGCAAACGCACCAACATCCAGGACCTGTGCATGCTGCACATGTCAACGGGCAAATCGAACTGCGTCGTCGGCGACGACGTCACGGTGGGGCATCGCGTGATCCTGCACGGGTGCGCCATCGAGGATCGCGCGCTCATCGGCATGGGCGCGATCATCCTCGACAACGCGGTCATCGGCGCGGGCTCGATCGTCGCGGCGGGCGCGGTGGTCCTGGAAAACACGATCGTCCCGCCGGGTTCGCTTGTCGTCGGCATCCCCGCGAAGGTCCGCGACACGAAGGACGGCGACCGCCACCCCGCGCAAGAGACGGCGGAGAATTATCGGAGACACGCGGCGGAGCATGGGGAGTTGTATCGCAAGTAG
- a CDS encoding ATP-binding protein — protein sequence MSNVILVDGGGAAAHLSAIVRAALSGAGAMPGGARGETAIPEPLRHLEWPDGLDWNSMPAAERLKRCREQAPETLLLIRVLDGDRELRLAVAGAFHDEKPAEPAPDPGDAAGRALPFLEDAGARRRAAAALHELDLRLWLVADPRAVTMAGALLVDAVAPLFPPEEIDSIRVGLFETVQNGVEHGSLEISYDEKTRAMEEDMLAMLHQDRRDDPEFRDRIVDIDLTFTDDACAFRIADEGPGFDWRKWVADIDPVAALETHGRGILMTKFYFDEIAYNEAGNVITVTKRFIANEN from the coding sequence ATGTCGAACGTCATTCTGGTGGATGGAGGCGGCGCGGCGGCGCACCTATCCGCCATCGTCCGCGCGGCTCTCTCCGGCGCCGGCGCGATGCCGGGCGGCGCCCGCGGCGAAACCGCGATTCCCGAGCCGCTTCGCCACCTCGAATGGCCCGACGGCCTCGACTGGAACTCGATGCCGGCCGCGGAGCGCCTGAAGCGCTGCCGCGAGCAGGCGCCCGAGACGCTGCTTCTGATCCGCGTGCTCGACGGCGATCGCGAGTTGCGCCTGGCCGTCGCGGGCGCGTTCCATGACGAAAAACCCGCCGAACCCGCGCCGGATCCGGGAGATGCCGCCGGCCGCGCGCTCCCGTTCCTGGAAGACGCCGGCGCGCGACGCCGCGCCGCCGCCGCGCTCCACGAACTCGACCTTCGCCTGTGGCTTGTCGCCGATCCGCGCGCGGTGACGATGGCGGGCGCGCTTCTCGTCGACGCGGTCGCGCCGCTGTTCCCGCCGGAAGAGATCGACTCGATAAGGGTCGGCCTGTTCGAAACCGTGCAAAACGGCGTCGAGCACGGAAGCCTTGAAATCTCCTACGACGAGAAAACGCGCGCGATGGAGGAAGACATGCTCGCGATGCTCCACCAGGACCGCCGCGACGATCCGGAATTCCGCGACCGCATCGTGGATATCGACCTGACGTTCACGGACGACGCGTGCGCGTTCCGCATCGCCGACGAGGGGCCGGGATTCGACTGGCGCAAGTGGGTCGCGGACATCGACCCGGTCGCCGCCCTGGAGACGCACGGGCGCGGCATCCTCATGACGAAGTTCTACTTCGACGAAATCGCCTACAACGAGGCGGGCAACGTCATCACGGTGACGAAGAGGTTCATCGCAAACGAGAACTAA